A stretch of DNA from Actinomycetota bacterium:
GATCCTCATATCGGGGAGCCTCGTGCTGTTGAACGTCATCGACCGGGGCTCCGCCCCGCAGGCCATCGCGACGGCCCCGGAATTCGTTTGGGAGTTGTCGCTCGGCATCTACCTCATGGTCAAGGGATTCAAGCCGTCTCCCATCACCGCTGGCCTGGCGTCACCGGCCCCTACAGCGGCTGCGGTGTAATCCCCGCCGACCCAGGTGTAGCTCGAAGCCCCGGCTTCGGCCGGGGCTCCTTGGCACACGCGAACTCGCCGTATCCCCTCCTACCGATCCGGGTTGTGACCTGAAGGTTGTGGAATGCCCGGTCCCTAACCTGCGGCCACTCCCGCCGGGGGTCACCGTTCGAGCAGGTCAGCGACTTTCGGCAACAAACCCTCCCACCCACTCACCAGTCACTTCTGGGCTCGTCCGCGCTTCGGTCTCTCGCTGAGCACGTCGGGTGCCGTGGGGCACAGGTCCTGGAGCGGGCACACCTCGCACAGCGGGCGGCCCGGCTTGCAGATTTGCCGCCCCAGCCGGATCAGCCCCACGTGCATGGACACCCGCAGCCTGGGTGGGACCAGGTCCTCCATGGCCTCGTGCGCCGGCGCGGCGCCGAGGGTCGGCGGGATGAGCCCGAGCCGCCTGGCGGCTCGATACACGTGCGTGTCCACCGGCAACGCCGGGCGCCCCAGCGAGAACGCCAGCACGCAGGCCGCCGTCTTGGGGCCGACCCCGGGGAGCGAGACGAGGTAGTCGCGGACCTTTTGGTCCGGCGCCCGTTCCATCCATCCCAGGTCGAGCGAGCCCTCCCGATCCTGGATCTCCCGGAGGATGGCCAGGATCCGGGGCGCCTTGGTGTTGGCCAGCCCCCCGGGGCGGATGGCGTCGGCGACCTCCGAGGCCGGCGCGGCCGCCAGCGCCTCCCACGTCGGGAACCGCTCGCGCAGGGCCGCGTACGCGCGATCCCGGTTCACGTCGCTGGTGTTCTGGGAGAGCACGGTGAGGATGAGCTCCTCGAGCGGGTCCAGCCGCCGGGGCGGATCGAGGGGGCCGAACCGCCGGGCCAGCCGCCGGTGGATCTCCCGGACCCGACTCGCATCGCCCGGGTCCGGGCGCGCTACCGGGGCGGGCTTCGTCGCACGTGCTCGCGCCGTCACGAGCCGGAAGCGTAGTTCCGGAACTGCGTGAGGTGCGGCAGGAAGGTCAGCTTGACCGTCCCGGTGGGCCCGTTGCGGTGCTTCGCCACCACGATGTCGGCGGTGCCCTTCACCGACGGGTCCTCGGAATCGTCACGGTGGATGAACATGACGATGTCGCTGTCCTGCTCGATGGCGCCTGATTCCCTCAAGTCGGACAATTGCGGTCGCTTGTCCGCGCGGTTCTCCACCTGGCGGTTCAGCTGCGAGACGGCGATGACGGGAATCTCCAGCTCCTTGGCCAGCATCTTCAGGGACCGGCTGATCTCCGCGATCTCCTGCTGGCGGTTCTCCGTCCGGCCGTGGTGCGACATCAGCTGGAGATAGTCGACCACCACCAGGCCGAGGCCGTGCGACTGCCGCATGCGGCGGGCCTTGGCCCGGATGTCGACGATGGTGACGTTCCCCGCGTCAACGATGAACAGCGGCGCATCGTGCAGCGACTCGGCGGCTTCCACGATCTGCGACCAGTCCTCCGGTGCCACCCGGCCGGCCCGGACCCGGTCCCAGGGAACCCGCGCGTCGCCGCACAGCAGCCGCATCCCGATCTCCCACCGGGACATCTCGAGCGAGAACATCGCCACGGGGACCCGTTCGTCCACGGCGATGTTGCGGGCCAGGTTGGTGACGAACGACGACTTGCCGACTCCCGGGCGGGCCGCCACCACGATGAGGTTCCCTTTCTGGAGGCCCGACAGGAGCTGGTCGATGTCCCGGAACCCGGTGGCCACGCCGGCGTAGGCCGACTCGCGCTGCTGGATGGTCTCGAGGTCCGCCATGGCCTGGTCGACCAGGGTCCGGACCGAGACGACCTCCTCCTGGTCCTGGTGGCGGGACACCGCGTAGATGATGGATTCGGCCTGGTCGGCGGCCCGCTCGGTGTCCTCTGGGACCGAATAGGCCATGTCCATGATGTCCGCCGCCGCCTGGATCAGACGGCGAAGGACAGCCAGCTCCGCAACGATCCTCGCGTAGTAGGCCGCGCTGGCCGGGGTGGGGACGCG
This window harbors:
- a CDS encoding endonuclease III; the protein is MTARARATKPAPVARPDPGDASRVREIHRRLARRFGPLDPPRRLDPLEELILTVLSQNTSDVNRDRAYAALRERFPTWEALAAAPASEVADAIRPGGLANTKAPRILAILREIQDREGSLDLGWMERAPDQKVRDYLVSLPGVGPKTAACVLAFSLGRPALPVDTHVYRAARRLGLIPPTLGAAPAHEAMEDLVPPRLRVSMHVGLIRLGRQICKPGRPLCEVCPLQDLCPTAPDVLSERPKRGRAQK
- the dnaB gene encoding replicative DNA helicase; protein product: MARVVDEPRKLRPDRVPPHNLEAEESVLGSMMLSAEAIAEVIELVRPEDFYRGSHRKIYQTLLDIYGRGEPVDAITVAAELTRKGILEDVGGPLFIHELVERVPTPASAAYYARIVAELAVLRRLIQAAADIMDMAYSVPEDTERAADQAESIIYAVSRHQDQEEVVSVRTLVDQAMADLETIQQRESAYAGVATGFRDIDQLLSGLQKGNLIVVAARPGVGKSSFVTNLARNIAVDERVPVAMFSLEMSRWEIGMRLLCGDARVPWDRVRAGRVAPEDWSQIVEAAESLHDAPLFIVDAGNVTIVDIRAKARRMRQSHGLGLVVVDYLQLMSHHGRTENRQQEIAEISRSLKMLAKELEIPVIAVSQLNRQVENRADKRPQLSDLRESGAIEQDSDIVMFIHRDDSEDPSVKGTADIVVAKHRNGPTGTVKLTFLPHLTQFRNYASGS